A genome region from Anopheles stephensi strain Indian chromosome 2, UCI_ANSTEP_V1.0, whole genome shotgun sequence includes the following:
- the LOC118503253 gene encoding venom protease isoform X2 produces the protein MWKFTFVILSFLAINSVQPQEVTSAAPLRTADCVGPDNREGYCISIRSCPSVLNEFIQRQRDPVYVQYIQRSNAVCNYIQPNVCCPLQGVTPAPPAPPTAAPTVPPTAPPPPPPAPVTEAPPPPPPSPASGPAELLTPETGCGNSIVQHNRVVGGVPAELNGWPWMALVGYKNALGEVSFKCGGSLITKRHVLTAAHCIRRDLSSVRLGEHDTSTDVEANHVDVPVVRYESHPSYDKKDGHTDLAVLYMEFEVQFSDAIKPICLPLSDTIRSKNFIGFTPFVAGWGRTQEGGKSANVLQELQIPIIANDECRTLYDKIGKVFSQKQFDNAVMCAGVIEGGKDSCQGDSGGPLMLPQRFGTDFYYFQVGIVSYGIGCARAEVPGVYTRVASFVDWIQQKVAEPL, from the exons ATGTGGAAGTTTACGTTCGTtattctttccttcctcgccATAAACAGTGTGCAGCCGCAAG AGGTAACGTCGGCTGCACCGCTCCGTACGGCCGACTGCGTTGGACCGGACAATCGCGAAGGATACTGCATAA GCATTCGCAGCTGTCCGAGCGTACTGAACGAGTTCATCCAGCGCCAGAGAGATCCAGTGTACGTGCAGTACATCCAGCGATCGAATGCGGTTTGCAACTACATTCAGCCCAACGTGTGCTGCCCACTGCAAGGTGTAACTCCGGCTCCGCCAGCTCCTCCGACTGCAGCACCGACTGTTCCACCgacggcaccaccaccaccaccaccagcacctgTGACGGAGgcacccccaccaccaccaccatcgccggCGTCAGGACCGGCCGAGCTGCTCACACCCGAAACCGGATGCGGAAATAGTATTGTGCAGCACAATCGGGTTGTTGGTGGCGTCCCGGCGGAATTGAACGGATGGCCGTGGATGGCACTGGTCGGCTACAAGAATGCGCTGGGCGAAGTGTCGTTCAAGTGCGGAGGTTCGCTCATCACCAAGCGACACGTACTGACGGCTGCTCACTGCATCCGTCGCGATCT ATCATCGGTTCGATTGGGTGAGCACGATACGTCCACGGATGTGGAAGCGAACCATGTCGACGTACCGGTCGTTCGG TACGAATCTCATCCATCGTACGACAAGAAGGACGGACACACCGATTTGGCGGTGCTGTACATGGAATTCGAGGTGCAGTTCAGCG ATGCGATCAAGCCTATCTGCCTGCCGTTGAGTGATACGATCCGCAGCAAGAACTTCATCGGCTTCACACCGTTCGTGGCCGGTTGGGGTCGCACCCAGGAGGGTGGCAAGTCGGCCAACGTGCTGCAGGAGCTACAGATTCCCATCATTGCCAACGACGAGTGTCGCACGCTGTACGACAAGATCGGTAAAGTGTTCTCGCAGAAGCAGTTCGACAATGCGGTAATGTGTGCGGGCGTGATCGAGGGCGGCAAGGATTCGTGCCAGGGTGACAGCGGAGGTCCGCTGATGTTGCCCCAGCGTTTCGGCACCGATTTCTACTACTTCCAGGTGGGCATCGTATCGTACGGTATCGGATGTGCCCGGGCTGAGGTACCTGGGGTGTACACGCGTGTGGCCAGCTTCGTCGACTGGATTCAGCAAAAGGTTGCGGAACCGCTGTAG
- the LOC118503250 gene encoding NGFI-A-binding protein homolog isoform X1: protein MELKSRPGSPTTVTSGVIVQSSLSAGSHPEVGTESAGNSSLIAGAGSSTSPLASTVGQAGTGSDRPKSEQYGAISATPSSCTVTAAKVAPTSLSSFHGKRSPSIATPVKGSNVSGGSTATGSTSCIPSPILSPPGKIFGRNNNGIMVVTSTPSNEAELQLYRVLQRASLLNYYDTLLEMGGDDVQQLCDAGEEEFLEIMALVGMASKPLHVRRLQKALHEWMTNPSAFQSPLTNVDIPSRIPYSPEPGSIARSVTTAITAPYGGPSTVAGSFSNLTANASSSTNLPLTPPTPVPVAPPSSSSAAVAAAAAAAASGASSTLAHLGTGVSSLGHHHLMHHHHHHHPLSSSNLSSTISNQIGSTTSGSVQLTPSLTEDQVAKIVQAAERLSRTLPRLEPRQQSIKKRSARDLEAVIAMSESDPRRMEEIRKYSAIYGRFDCKRRPEKPLTLHEVCVNEAAAQICKYIPALLTRRDELFPLARQVVRDCGFGHSASIRLTGLSQTQQNRGDEMDTVQQLKRARLSSDTSSDLGKENSDDNRDISSGSIYQQISDKPFDLTDSSKFSYTRSEFDDTDSRFSFSNSSSSPVQAGNGADRDLSDPDFGDLRSHTPRVLDPIGGPLGVQVISSSGGHIIAVANPALALSPALSEAISIKRETISPDL from the exons ATGGAACTCAAGTCCCGACCCGGTTCACCAACAACGGTTACCAGTGGTGTCATAGTGCAGAGTTCGCTATCGGCCGGCTCACACCCGGAAGTTGGAACTGAAAGCGCGGGCAACAGTAGTTTGATAGCCGGTGCCGGCAGTAGTACATCGCCCTTAGCTAGTACCGTAGGTCAGGCGGGAACCGGATCCGACCGTCCGAAGTCGGAACAGTACGGTGCAATTAGTGCGACGCCGAGTTCGTGCACGGTTACCGCGGCGAAAGTTGCACCCACGTCCCTGTCGTCCTTCCACGGCAAGCGATCGCCGTCCATTGCAACACCCGTCAAGGGTTCGAACGTGTCCGGTGGAAGTACGGCAACTGGGTCCACGTCCTGCATACCGAGCCCCATCCTAAGCCCACCGGGTAAAATCTTCGGACGCAACAACAACGGAATCA tggTTGTCACATCGACCCCATCGAACGAAGCCGAACTTCAGCTGTATCGCGTGCTGCAGCGGGCTAGTTTGCTGAACTATTATGATACTTTGCTGGAAATGG GAGGTGATGATGTTCAACAGTTGTGCGATGCAGGCGAGGAAGAATTCCTCGAGATAATGGCGCTGGTTGGGATGGCTTCGAAGCCGCTGCACGTTCGGCGTCTCCAGAAGGCACTGCACGAATGGATGACCAATCCATCCGCCTTCCAGAGTCCGCTCACGAACGTGGACATCCCTTCGCGGATCCCGTACAGTCCCGAGCCGGGTTCGATAGCGCGCAGCGTTACGACGGCCATCACTGCACCGTACGGTGGTCCATCAACGGTTGCCGGAAGCTTTTCAAACCTAACGGCCAACGCCTCCTCCAGTACAAACCTTCCACTTACCCCACCCACCCCCGTCCCGGTAGCTCCCCCTTCCTCTTCCTCGGCAGCAGTGgccgctgcagcagctgctgccgcTTCCGGTGCGTCCTCCACACTCGCCCACTTAGGTACGGGCGTGAGTTCGCTCGGCCATCATCATCTGatgcaccatcaccatcaccatcatccgctGAGCAGCAGCAATCTTAGCAGCACGATCAGCAACCAAATCGGATCCACCACCAGCGGGTCGGTACAGTTGACACCTTCGCTAACCGAAGATCAGGTGGCAAAGATTGTGCAGGCAGCGGAACGGCTGTCGCGCACACTGCCCCGGCTTGAACCACGGCAGCAAAGCATAAAGAAGCGTTCGGCACGCGACCTGGAAGCGGTTATCGCGATGAGCGAAAGTGATCCCAGGCGGATGGAAGAGATTCGCAAGTACTCGGCCATCTACGGACGGTTTGACTGCAAACGCCGGCCGGAGAAGCCACTGACGCTGCACGAGGTGTGTGTCAACGAGGCAGCGGCCCAGATCTGCAAATACATTCCAGCGCTGCTGACAAGGCGTGACGAGCTGTTCCCACTTGCCCGGCAGGTGGTTCGTGATTGTGGTTTCGGCCATTCCGCTAGTATACGATTGACAGGGTTGAG TCAAACTCAGCAGAATCGTGGAGATGAGATGGACACGGTGCAACAGCTGAAGCGAGCGCGTCTCTCAAGCGACACCAGTTCCGATCTGGGCAAG GAAAACTCCGACGATAATCGCGACATTTCGAGCGGCTCCATTTACCAGCAGATCAGTGACAAACCCTTCGATTTAACTGATTCAAGTAAATTTTC ATACACTAGATCCGAATTTGATGACACAGATTCTCGATTTAGTTTTAGCAATTCAAGTTCGTCACCAGTTCAA GCTGGAAATGGAGCCGACCGAGATTTGAGCGATCCCGACTTTGGCGACCTGCGCTCGCACACACCCCGTGTCCTGGATCCCATCGGTGGTCCGCTGGGCGTACAGGTCATCTCTTCCTCCGGTGGTCACATCATCGCCGTAGCCAATCCTGCCCTAGCACTCAGCCCAGCACTCAGTGAAGCGATCTCGATCAAGCGGGAAACCATCTCGCCGGATCTCTGA
- the LOC118503259 gene encoding ras-like protein 2 produces MSRYNQTHAGYAQTFKLVVVGGGGVGKSAITIQFIQSYFVTDYDPTIEDSYTKQCVIDDTPAKLDILDTAGQEEFSAMREQYMRSGEGFLLVFAVTDHASFDEIYKFHKQILRVKDRDEFPMLMVGNKSDLDHQRVVSLEEAQQLSRQLKIPYIECSAKLRINVDQAFHELVRVVRKFQLSERPLVDEKGKRKNRKKCCIL; encoded by the exons ATGTCCCGTTACAACCAAACGCATGCAGGCTACGCTCAGACCTTTAAGCTGGTCGTTGTGGGTGGAGGCGGTGTTGGCAAATCCGCTATCACCATCCAATTCATTCAG AGCTACTTTGTAACTGACTATGATCCTACGATCGAAGATTCCTACACCAAACAGTGCGTCATCGATGACACTCCTGCCAAACTCGATA TTCTCGACACGGCCGGTCAGGAGGAGTTTAGTGCGATGCGCGAACAGTACATGCGTTCCGGGGAAGGCTTTCTGCTGGTGTTCGCCGTGACGGATCACGCCAGCTTTGACGAGATTTACAAATTCCACAAGCAGATACTGCGGGTGAAGGATCGCGACGAGTTTCCAATGCTGATGGTGGGCAACAAATCCGACCTCGATCACCAGCGGGTAGTGTCGCTGGAAGAGGCCCAACAATTGAGCCGGCAGCTGAAAATTCCCTACATCGAGTGCAGCGCAAAGTTACGCATCAACGTCGACCAGGCGTTCCACGAGCTGGTGCGTGTGGTGCGAAAGTTTCAGCTTTCCGAGCGACCGCTCGTGGACGAGAAGGGCAAACGAAAGAACAGGAAAAAGTGCTGCATCCTGTAA
- the LOC118503253 gene encoding venom serine protease Bi-VSP isoform X1, with product MWKFTFVILSFLAINSVQPQAGRSCTTPNRQIGVCQVFQYCASLIRLYQYNRNQETVNFLLASQRSCGNRNYNGSPVLCCSDGVEYDSTTTSSPFVEVTSAAPLRTADCVGPDNREGYCISIRSCPSVLNEFIQRQRDPVYVQYIQRSNAVCNYIQPNVCCPLQGVTPAPPAPPTAAPTVPPTAPPPPPPAPVTEAPPPPPPSPASGPAELLTPETGCGNSIVQHNRVVGGVPAELNGWPWMALVGYKNALGEVSFKCGGSLITKRHVLTAAHCIRRDLSSVRLGEHDTSTDVEANHVDVPVVRYESHPSYDKKDGHTDLAVLYMEFEVQFSDAIKPICLPLSDTIRSKNFIGFTPFVAGWGRTQEGGKSANVLQELQIPIIANDECRTLYDKIGKVFSQKQFDNAVMCAGVIEGGKDSCQGDSGGPLMLPQRFGTDFYYFQVGIVSYGIGCARAEVPGVYTRVASFVDWIQQKVAEPL from the exons ATGTGGAAGTTTACGTTCGTtattctttccttcctcgccATAAACAGTGTGCAGCCGCAAG CTGGCCGGTCATGCACCACCCCGAACAGGCAGATAGGCGTTTGTCAGGTGTTCCAGTACTGTGCATCCCTGATCCGACTGTACCAGTACAATCGGAATCAGGAGACGGTGAACTTCTTGCTCGCGTCGCAGCGCAGCTGTGGCAATCGGAACTATAATGGCAGCCCGGTGCTTTGCTGTAGCGACGGTGTGGAGTATGATTCCACTACAACTTCGTCTCCTTTTGTAGAGGTAACGTCGGCTGCACCGCTCCGTACGGCCGACTGCGTTGGACCGGACAATCGCGAAGGATACTGCATAA GCATTCGCAGCTGTCCGAGCGTACTGAACGAGTTCATCCAGCGCCAGAGAGATCCAGTGTACGTGCAGTACATCCAGCGATCGAATGCGGTTTGCAACTACATTCAGCCCAACGTGTGCTGCCCACTGCAAGGTGTAACTCCGGCTCCGCCAGCTCCTCCGACTGCAGCACCGACTGTTCCACCgacggcaccaccaccaccaccaccagcacctgTGACGGAGgcacccccaccaccaccaccatcgccggCGTCAGGACCGGCCGAGCTGCTCACACCCGAAACCGGATGCGGAAATAGTATTGTGCAGCACAATCGGGTTGTTGGTGGCGTCCCGGCGGAATTGAACGGATGGCCGTGGATGGCACTGGTCGGCTACAAGAATGCGCTGGGCGAAGTGTCGTTCAAGTGCGGAGGTTCGCTCATCACCAAGCGACACGTACTGACGGCTGCTCACTGCATCCGTCGCGATCT ATCATCGGTTCGATTGGGTGAGCACGATACGTCCACGGATGTGGAAGCGAACCATGTCGACGTACCGGTCGTTCGG TACGAATCTCATCCATCGTACGACAAGAAGGACGGACACACCGATTTGGCGGTGCTGTACATGGAATTCGAGGTGCAGTTCAGCG ATGCGATCAAGCCTATCTGCCTGCCGTTGAGTGATACGATCCGCAGCAAGAACTTCATCGGCTTCACACCGTTCGTGGCCGGTTGGGGTCGCACCCAGGAGGGTGGCAAGTCGGCCAACGTGCTGCAGGAGCTACAGATTCCCATCATTGCCAACGACGAGTGTCGCACGCTGTACGACAAGATCGGTAAAGTGTTCTCGCAGAAGCAGTTCGACAATGCGGTAATGTGTGCGGGCGTGATCGAGGGCGGCAAGGATTCGTGCCAGGGTGACAGCGGAGGTCCGCTGATGTTGCCCCAGCGTTTCGGCACCGATTTCTACTACTTCCAGGTGGGCATCGTATCGTACGGTATCGGATGTGCCCGGGCTGAGGTACCTGGGGTGTACACGCGTGTGGCCAGCTTCGTCGACTGGATTCAGCAAAAGGTTGCGGAACCGCTGTAG
- the LOC118503256 gene encoding venom protease-like isoform X3, with product MIFIFILIGSVISMFPFAFGQSDSCLTPNAQNGICIVYGNCDFILQLLIRNANLRDPTIENYVVQSVCGYSDVTPMVRLLRMHHHVADDENLICFFFYLLKVCCPTLIFANQGSNTTASFTNPQTVATSAPGLFFFASISGGASRPDVGTVAPSSSSSSTIRLPTNDADLCGMSNATHTRVVGGVDAQLNAWPWMAALGYRSSSFELNTGPRFLCGGTLITTVHVLTVAHCIQTGLYFVRLGEHDITSDQDGASPVDVYIQRWLVHERYNEKAIYNDIALILLQKSVTITDAIRPICLPLEAKQRTKDVTYYAPFIAGWGAVSFNGPSATKLQEAQVVVLPADQCAFNYKLYFPGQIFDDTVLCAGFPQGGKDSCQGDSGGPLMLPEVSIAQCV from the exons ATGATCTTCATTTTTATATTGATTGGAAGCGTGATTTCCATGTTTCCTTTCGCCTTTGGACAGA GTGATAGCTGCCTAACGCCAAACGCACAGAACGGGATATGCATCGTGTACGGGAACTGTGACTTCATACTACAACTGCTGATCCGTAACGCTAATCTACGCGATCCAACGATCGAGAATTATGTGGTTCAATCTGTTTGTGGTTATAGTGATGTGACACCGATGGTACGTTTGCTTCGCATGCACCATCATGTCGCGGACGATGAGAATTTgatatgtttctttttctatcTGCTCAAGGTTTGCTGCCCAACGCTAATATTCGCTAATCAAGGCTCAAATACAACGGCTAGCTTCACCAACCCTCAAACTGTAGCAACATCTGCCCCTGGCTTATTCTTTTTCGCAAGCATTTCCGGCGGCGCATCTAGACCCGATGTTGGTACAGTAgcgcccagcagcagcagcagcagcacaataaGGCTACCCACAAACGATGCCGATCTTTGCGGTATGTCCAATGCAACGCATACACGTGTCGTCGGTGGTGTAGATGCACAGCTAAATGCGTGGCCGTGGATGGCAGCATTGGGCTATCGATCGTCATCCTTCGAGCTAAACACCGGTCCACGCTTTCTGTGCGGTGGTACGCTGATCACTACCGTACACGTGCTTACCGTGGCGCATTGCATTCAGACCGGTCTGTACTTTGTGCGTCTCGGCGAGCATGATATTACGTCGGATCAGGACGGCGCAAGCCCGGTTGACGTCTACATCCAGCGTTGGCTGGTGCACGAGCGTTACAATGAGAAAGCCATCTACAACGATATAGCGCTAATACTGCTGCAGAAATCTGTCACCATTACCGACGCCATCCGGCCGATTTGTTTGCCACTGGAAGCGAAACAGCGCACCAAAGATGTCACCTATTACGCACCGTTCATTGCCGGCTGGGGAGCAGTCTCGTTCAACGGTCCTTCGGCTACTAAGCTGCAGGAGGCGCAGGTGGTGGTACTTCCGGCCGACCAGTGTGCCTTCAATTATAAGCTGTATTTTCCCGGGCAGATCTTTGATGACACGGTACTGTGTGCTGGGTTCCCCCAAGGGGGCAAAGACTCCTGCCAAGGCGATAGTGGCGGCCCGCTAATGTTGCCCGAGGTTAGTATAGCGCAGTGTGTCTAG
- the LOC118503256 gene encoding venom protease-like isoform X2 — MIFIFILIGSVISMFPFAFGQSDSCLTPNAQNGICIVYGNCDFILQLLIRNANLRDPTIENYVVQSVCGYSDVTPMVCCPTLIFANQGSNTTASFTNPQTVATSAPGLFFFASISGGASRPDVGTVAPSSSSSSTIRLPTNDADLCGMSNATHTRVVGGVDAQLNAWPWMAALGYRSSSFELNTGPRFLCGGTLITTVHVLTVAHCIQTGLYFVRLGEHDITSDQDGASPVDVYIQRWLVHERYNEKAIYNDIALILLQKSVTITDAIRPICLPLEAKQRTKDVTYYAPFIAGWGAVSFNGPSATKLQEAQVVVLPADQCAFNYKLYFPGQIFDDTVLCAGFPQGGKDSCQGDSGGPLMLPELSSNGQYYYYTLIGLVSYGYECARAGFPGVYVKVTAYLSWIESNINF, encoded by the exons ATGATCTTCATTTTTATATTGATTGGAAGCGTGATTTCCATGTTTCCTTTCGCCTTTGGACAGA GTGATAGCTGCCTAACGCCAAACGCACAGAACGGGATATGCATCGTGTACGGGAACTGTGACTTCATACTACAACTGCTGATCCGTAACGCTAATCTACGCGATCCAACGATCGAGAATTATGTGGTTCAATCTGTTTGTGGTTATAGTGATGTGACACCGATG GTTTGCTGCCCAACGCTAATATTCGCTAATCAAGGCTCAAATACAACGGCTAGCTTCACCAACCCTCAAACTGTAGCAACATCTGCCCCTGGCTTATTCTTTTTCGCAAGCATTTCCGGCGGCGCATCTAGACCCGATGTTGGTACAGTAgcgcccagcagcagcagcagcagcacaataaGGCTACCCACAAACGATGCCGATCTTTGCGGTATGTCCAATGCAACGCATACACGTGTCGTCGGTGGTGTAGATGCACAGCTAAATGCGTGGCCGTGGATGGCAGCATTGGGCTATCGATCGTCATCCTTCGAGCTAAACACCGGTCCACGCTTTCTGTGCGGTGGTACGCTGATCACTACCGTACACGTGCTTACCGTGGCGCATTGCATTCAGACCGGTCTGTACTTTGTGCGTCTCGGCGAGCATGATATTACGTCGGATCAGGACGGCGCAAGCCCGGTTGACGTCTACATCCAGCGTTGGCTGGTGCACGAGCGTTACAATGAGAAAGCCATCTACAACGATATAGCGCTAATACTGCTGCAGAAATCTGTCACCATTACCGACGCCATCCGGCCGATTTGTTTGCCACTGGAAGCGAAACAGCGCACCAAAGATGTCACCTATTACGCACCGTTCATTGCCGGCTGGGGAGCAGTCTCGTTCAACGGTCCTTCGGCTACTAAGCTGCAGGAGGCGCAGGTGGTGGTACTTCCGGCCGACCAGTGTGCCTTCAATTATAAGCTGTATTTTCCCGGGCAGATCTTTGATGACACGGTACTGTGTGCTGGGTTCCCCCAAGGGGGCAAAGACTCCTGCCAAGGCGATAGTGGCGGCCCGCTAATGTTGCCCGAG CTTTCCTCCAACGGTCAGTACTATTACTACACCCTGATCGGACTCGTCTCGTACGGTTACGAATGTGCACGTGCCGGTTTTCCGGGTGTCTACGTGAAAGTCACGGCCTATCTTTCCTGGATCGAAAGCAACATCAATTTCTGA
- the LOC118503256 gene encoding venom protease-like isoform X1 → MIFIFILIGSVISMFPFAFGQSDSCLTPNAQNGICIVYGNCDFILQLLIRNANLRDPTIENYVVQSVCGYSDVTPMVRLLRMHHHVADDENLICFFFYLLKVCCPTLIFANQGSNTTASFTNPQTVATSAPGLFFFASISGGASRPDVGTVAPSSSSSSTIRLPTNDADLCGMSNATHTRVVGGVDAQLNAWPWMAALGYRSSSFELNTGPRFLCGGTLITTVHVLTVAHCIQTGLYFVRLGEHDITSDQDGASPVDVYIQRWLVHERYNEKAIYNDIALILLQKSVTITDAIRPICLPLEAKQRTKDVTYYAPFIAGWGAVSFNGPSATKLQEAQVVVLPADQCAFNYKLYFPGQIFDDTVLCAGFPQGGKDSCQGDSGGPLMLPELSSNGQYYYYTLIGLVSYGYECARAGFPGVYVKVTAYLSWIESNINF, encoded by the exons ATGATCTTCATTTTTATATTGATTGGAAGCGTGATTTCCATGTTTCCTTTCGCCTTTGGACAGA GTGATAGCTGCCTAACGCCAAACGCACAGAACGGGATATGCATCGTGTACGGGAACTGTGACTTCATACTACAACTGCTGATCCGTAACGCTAATCTACGCGATCCAACGATCGAGAATTATGTGGTTCAATCTGTTTGTGGTTATAGTGATGTGACACCGATGGTACGTTTGCTTCGCATGCACCATCATGTCGCGGACGATGAGAATTTgatatgtttctttttctatcTGCTCAAGGTTTGCTGCCCAACGCTAATATTCGCTAATCAAGGCTCAAATACAACGGCTAGCTTCACCAACCCTCAAACTGTAGCAACATCTGCCCCTGGCTTATTCTTTTTCGCAAGCATTTCCGGCGGCGCATCTAGACCCGATGTTGGTACAGTAgcgcccagcagcagcagcagcagcacaataaGGCTACCCACAAACGATGCCGATCTTTGCGGTATGTCCAATGCAACGCATACACGTGTCGTCGGTGGTGTAGATGCACAGCTAAATGCGTGGCCGTGGATGGCAGCATTGGGCTATCGATCGTCATCCTTCGAGCTAAACACCGGTCCACGCTTTCTGTGCGGTGGTACGCTGATCACTACCGTACACGTGCTTACCGTGGCGCATTGCATTCAGACCGGTCTGTACTTTGTGCGTCTCGGCGAGCATGATATTACGTCGGATCAGGACGGCGCAAGCCCGGTTGACGTCTACATCCAGCGTTGGCTGGTGCACGAGCGTTACAATGAGAAAGCCATCTACAACGATATAGCGCTAATACTGCTGCAGAAATCTGTCACCATTACCGACGCCATCCGGCCGATTTGTTTGCCACTGGAAGCGAAACAGCGCACCAAAGATGTCACCTATTACGCACCGTTCATTGCCGGCTGGGGAGCAGTCTCGTTCAACGGTCCTTCGGCTACTAAGCTGCAGGAGGCGCAGGTGGTGGTACTTCCGGCCGACCAGTGTGCCTTCAATTATAAGCTGTATTTTCCCGGGCAGATCTTTGATGACACGGTACTGTGTGCTGGGTTCCCCCAAGGGGGCAAAGACTCCTGCCAAGGCGATAGTGGCGGCCCGCTAATGTTGCCCGAG CTTTCCTCCAACGGTCAGTACTATTACTACACCCTGATCGGACTCGTCTCGTACGGTTACGAATGTGCACGTGCCGGTTTTCCGGGTGTCTACGTGAAAGTCACGGCCTATCTTTCCTGGATCGAAAGCAACATCAATTTCTGA
- the LOC118503250 gene encoding NGFI-A-binding protein homolog isoform X2, producing MELKSRPGSPTTVTSGVIVQSSLSAGSHPEVGTESAGNSSLIAGAGSSTSPLASTVGQAGTGSDRPKSEQYGAISATPSSCTVTAAKVAPTSLSSFHGKRSPSIATPVKGSNVSGGSTATGSTSCIPSPILSPPGKIFGRNNNGIMVVTSTPSNEAELQLYRVLQRASLLNYYDTLLEMGGDDVQQLCDAGEEEFLEIMALVGMASKPLHVRRLQKALHEWMTNPSAFQSPLTNVDIPSRIPYSPEPGSIARSVTTAITAPYGGPSTVAGSFSNLTANASSSTNLPLTPPTPVPVAPPSSSSAAVAAAAAAAASGASSTLAHLGTGVSSLGHHHLMHHHHHHHPLSSSNLSSTISNQIGSTTSGSVQLTPSLTEDQVAKIVQAAERLSRTLPRLEPRQQSIKKRSARDLEAVIAMSESDPRRMEEIRKYSAIYGRFDCKRRPEKPLTLHEVCVNEAAAQICKYIPALLTRRDELFPLARQVVRDCGFGHSASIRLTGLSQTQQNRGDEMDTVQQLKRARLSSDTSSDLGKENSDDNRDISSGSIYQQISDKPFDLTDSNTLDPNLMTQILDLVLAIQVRHQFKLEMEPTEI from the exons ATGGAACTCAAGTCCCGACCCGGTTCACCAACAACGGTTACCAGTGGTGTCATAGTGCAGAGTTCGCTATCGGCCGGCTCACACCCGGAAGTTGGAACTGAAAGCGCGGGCAACAGTAGTTTGATAGCCGGTGCCGGCAGTAGTACATCGCCCTTAGCTAGTACCGTAGGTCAGGCGGGAACCGGATCCGACCGTCCGAAGTCGGAACAGTACGGTGCAATTAGTGCGACGCCGAGTTCGTGCACGGTTACCGCGGCGAAAGTTGCACCCACGTCCCTGTCGTCCTTCCACGGCAAGCGATCGCCGTCCATTGCAACACCCGTCAAGGGTTCGAACGTGTCCGGTGGAAGTACGGCAACTGGGTCCACGTCCTGCATACCGAGCCCCATCCTAAGCCCACCGGGTAAAATCTTCGGACGCAACAACAACGGAATCA tggTTGTCACATCGACCCCATCGAACGAAGCCGAACTTCAGCTGTATCGCGTGCTGCAGCGGGCTAGTTTGCTGAACTATTATGATACTTTGCTGGAAATGG GAGGTGATGATGTTCAACAGTTGTGCGATGCAGGCGAGGAAGAATTCCTCGAGATAATGGCGCTGGTTGGGATGGCTTCGAAGCCGCTGCACGTTCGGCGTCTCCAGAAGGCACTGCACGAATGGATGACCAATCCATCCGCCTTCCAGAGTCCGCTCACGAACGTGGACATCCCTTCGCGGATCCCGTACAGTCCCGAGCCGGGTTCGATAGCGCGCAGCGTTACGACGGCCATCACTGCACCGTACGGTGGTCCATCAACGGTTGCCGGAAGCTTTTCAAACCTAACGGCCAACGCCTCCTCCAGTACAAACCTTCCACTTACCCCACCCACCCCCGTCCCGGTAGCTCCCCCTTCCTCTTCCTCGGCAGCAGTGgccgctgcagcagctgctgccgcTTCCGGTGCGTCCTCCACACTCGCCCACTTAGGTACGGGCGTGAGTTCGCTCGGCCATCATCATCTGatgcaccatcaccatcaccatcatccgctGAGCAGCAGCAATCTTAGCAGCACGATCAGCAACCAAATCGGATCCACCACCAGCGGGTCGGTACAGTTGACACCTTCGCTAACCGAAGATCAGGTGGCAAAGATTGTGCAGGCAGCGGAACGGCTGTCGCGCACACTGCCCCGGCTTGAACCACGGCAGCAAAGCATAAAGAAGCGTTCGGCACGCGACCTGGAAGCGGTTATCGCGATGAGCGAAAGTGATCCCAGGCGGATGGAAGAGATTCGCAAGTACTCGGCCATCTACGGACGGTTTGACTGCAAACGCCGGCCGGAGAAGCCACTGACGCTGCACGAGGTGTGTGTCAACGAGGCAGCGGCCCAGATCTGCAAATACATTCCAGCGCTGCTGACAAGGCGTGACGAGCTGTTCCCACTTGCCCGGCAGGTGGTTCGTGATTGTGGTTTCGGCCATTCCGCTAGTATACGATTGACAGGGTTGAG TCAAACTCAGCAGAATCGTGGAGATGAGATGGACACGGTGCAACAGCTGAAGCGAGCGCGTCTCTCAAGCGACACCAGTTCCGATCTGGGCAAG GAAAACTCCGACGATAATCGCGACATTTCGAGCGGCTCCATTTACCAGCAGATCAGTGACAAACCCTTCGATTTAACTGATTCAA ATACACTAGATCCGAATTTGATGACACAGATTCTCGATTTAGTTTTAGCAATTCAAGTTCGTCACCAGTTCAA GCTGGAAATGGAGCCGACCGAGATTTGA